Part of the Mercenaria mercenaria strain notata chromosome 8, MADL_Memer_1, whole genome shotgun sequence genome is shown below.
AGTAACCAAACAACACAACGAGAGATATGCTGTAGCTGCTCCTTTTACTAGACAAATATGTAGTGCATGTTAATAAACATTACCTAGTTTATCTCTGAAAGCGCGACCTAACTTTGTTACTTAACCATACTATGGGGCCTAGTATAAAGTTTTCACTGAAGTTTTGAAGCGGAACGAGCATTATTTTTTCCAGCTGAATCATCGGGGCCTCAACTAACATTGAAACGATAAAAGCGACCACATAAGAAACAACGAGGTTCGAAATAAACAAGTAAATCGCTGTCAGATCTGTGAAATGTACCGGTTGAACCATGTtaaatatatatgtgaacatGACTAGAGGGTGCACAAGATACGCTGCATAAGTCAGTCTACCAAGTGGAGCCCATACTTTCCAGGATAGGACATCCTTAACAGGCCCACCGTTTCCAGATACACACGCAATGACAACCCACGCCAGACACAAACCCCAAGCTGTCCTACCAATAGCAAGGTAAAATCCAGTCTGAACTAAAGTCATATATGTCCCTGGATGGTTGTTGTAGTAATACAGACCATAGATGACAGATAACCCAGTTGCTATAGCAATACACCATCCAAATATAGCTACAACTCTATTCAATCGTATTCGATTGTTGGTCATGGCAAGGATATAACCAGTCAACATGCCGACAAGATAAACGGAATATCTAGCATATGGCCTTCCATATATTGGACCATTTTTTGCCAAAGGGTCATCAACGTGCTTAGTTGGCATATAATCCAGTACATTTGAATCAAATGCTAGACCATAGTACCACACTATAAAGCCACGAATTCCAACCCCTAAGAGTATCAGAAAAATAGTGAGAAAAACTCCAATGTACTTTAGTTTCCTGGGTAAACTGAGAGTTATGATAACAACTGGTCCAAGAATCAAATAAAACTGCATATCATTTGCCAGGTACCAACTCCACCCTATACACGTGGTCGCTAAATTACCATAATTCGGATACATGTTGTTGATGTACAAGAGATTTGCCCACCATTTAGTTTTGCAAATGTCTACTGACGCTGTTGACTGGGGCTGCGACATCATTGCCCTGTTTGGACCAAATATAGTGTAGCTATAAAGAAAAGTATAATACAATATAACATAAGCATATAGTGGTGTGAGTCGCCAGTATCTGTGTAAAAAATAGTACGGCCAGCTCAGTCTACCTTTCTCTCTAATTTCCTTTAATGCAAGATAAGCAACCAAAAGACCACTTAAGAAAAAGAAACTATCAACCGAATATGAGCCATTAATAATTGGCTGAAATGTAAACCTCTGAAGAATCTTAAATGCCTCAACAGGATTGTCCATATTATAAATCATGAAACCATACGagtgacccaagatgacccaccACATACTTAAAACACGGATGCCATTAAGACAAGCTAGAGGACCCACTGCTATTTTAGTTCCGAAAAGCTTTTCTGCATTACTTACTAATGAAAAGACTTGACACACTTTTAATAGTCGTCGCTTAGCAATGTTCACTTGAACATCTTGAGTGAAAAGTTCACCTGACAAAAGTTCTGATCTGTCTGAATTATCATAGTTGGTGCTTTCGTCCTCGTCAACTCTATTTACGGTGTTTGCCGGCTTAAAGGAACATCCATAGTCCATAAATGTTGCTAATAAAACTATCAACACAATAATCCCAGTTAATATCAACACTGCAATTGCACCACTATCTAACGATTCCTGGCTGTCAGAAAATACTTCAGAAATTGAGAAGTTCTGTTTAGATATGTCTGGGTAAATCTGGGCTGAAGCGTTTTCCAGAAATTCGAACAAACCATTCATTAACAACTTAACATCAGTTTCGTTGCAAGAATCAGGTAAACAAACTCCAAGCATAAGTGTAGACGTTGTGCCAAACACTGGTTTTCCATTGACTAGTAGTACCCCTGTAGAATACTTCCCCTTGAATGATTTCTTTGTTTTTGGATTGTAAGACAAGTCAATGGAACTGCACTCTTGGTAGTCTCCGACCCAGTTGCTTTTCCCTTGAAGAATTCCATATGGAATCTTTGCTGCAGCATCTATGTACTTCAAAAGAAGTCCGCTATTGTTCTTTAGGAAATCTATATCAAGGATACAAAGCCCTGATACTCCTAATGAACTGCtgtttatcttttctttctgAAAGGACAAGACAGATAGACTACTCATTTGCCCACTAGAAAACTCTTTGAGTAGACTCTCTATCACTAATGTTTCTTCTGAAGCAGCATTACGGATGTAAACCGGTATCCCGATATGACGCAGATCAATAGTGGTTTCGTGCCTATGACCTAATGTCAACGCAAATACACCAAACAAGGAAACACTTACAAGGAAGTTCCTAATAAATGACATAATTAgcattgaaaattttgttttattctcaAACTGTCGTTTGTTTATTCTATTAGTTCGTAGTTTTATAGTTCCACTCGCTTTACTACAGAATTTAAGTCCCGAAAATTGAAGCAATATCTACGTTGTTAAACATTGAGTAAGTTTATATCTGTCCTGATTTTCATGTTCGCACGGTAAATTCTTTACAACTTTTTTGGTATATGTAAACAAATTATGCACTACTTTTTAAACCGGTGTTGTCATATGATTGTAACCGCTGTGTAAttattacattattgtttgagaagaatatctcacatagtgtcgtgtcaaaaatacatctacaaatattcatttacttatcaaacttatttaaaaccacagcgacatcatactgctttattttaaaaccatatttctatttacgttcacgaggtcacgtaacctattctgccgcattacacagaaatctgtttgcctgtattgaaatagctgccgcttttttattatttaagattttttaattctgttttttgtactttcttgtcaaaagtctgaattttatgaccatagaatgtagtatttatttacttttagaaataaataaatatttaagatggcgctgtttgaaattttacaaataaatgtatgaaaattcgatcgtttttatagacttttgcctacatttctgtcgatatcttattaaaatcgttatagaattcaaactgtattacttctcaagcggtgttgaaaatttgaagcgattatattaaaaaatgaatacactacgcgcgttttttgtgtacgtgtcgataaacaaaagtaacggcgatctagcctaaattagatattattattacgattggtcgcacgtgttcgtggaatggaaaattactggtatgacgttttgatatctttacgattcgcgggtaaattccagtcaatccaggttagTTTTTGGGATGTAATTTctgcatttggtaaagttacgaggtAAAATCCACGCGTCCGATCGGATGAGCATACAGAGAGGTCCACTCgtccctatccagactttaacccATCAATACTCGTATAAGACATAACTCGCAATATACGAGGCGGCTACATGTCCGTGgtgtttgaagataaaattgcatgcaagaaATCGAGAAATGCATGCTGCAGACAAAAGTCCGTGCAAATTCTGACGCGCGGGAAGTTTTCGgcgcatgtaaaatttatgaaaaacgtaacagttgttttcattgaagTACAGCGCCTATGCGGGCCAATCAAAATTGTCGTTACATATTGACAATATGCGAGATGCGCTGCAAACGGCAAATGTGATAAACAGAGTCGATTGTGTTTGTCGCCGATCGACTGATTTTATAAGCTTTGTTGATTGATGACACAataccaaccccccccccccccgaatttCGACCCGGATTTAGACGATTTGGAAAAACGATCCCGGCCGAGATGGAAAATCCGGAACTTCCGGAGTAttccggaaaactttcacccatggtAATATATTATTGTTAAACAGATTCAGGTTGAACCCCACTAAATTAAGCTCTGCCATTCACATCAATTCAACAACTTCTGAAATATGTAATTTCCatcaagaaaaatatatctataacAGAAAGGGTAAAAAGAAAAGAGAGAATGTTTCTTTTATGTAGAAAAGTTGAAACTGTGTTACTGTTTGGTACTTACAAGTCTTTCACCGCATTTTTTCCACATATTTCTGAATTCAAGATTAAATCAACTTTGATACATTTTCTTAGGATACTTGACTGATCACCATAAAGGAAGAATAAACATCTGCTTAATACATCATGCGAAACTGCTGCGGAAAATGGCGACACATCAACAGTGCAGAAACACAGCTGAGTGCTTTACATTACTTTAAATGGTATTTGTCCAAAAGCCTAATGCAAGCATATTCTAATAAGTTATTTCGAAATGCGCCAATGTGATTTAAAACGATGTAGGGGCCTACAACAAGAgcgccagaatgtcacaatatacgcccatcacagcaaataaGCAAATaacacctgtatttgcaaatggaattttaatttgtggttgtgtagtaattattgtaattcttttgttttttaagtccacaaaaatccttgccaggtagagataccttaaattTGACAGtgacatctatgttgtaccacggAAAAGTTCCCTACGGtcaagtagagataccttaaactCGAGAGTGACCTCTATGACGCCTCAAAATTGGCTGTAACATCCATGTTGCACTAcagaaagtggtctcgattttccccTACGATTAGTAATATAAACTATTATAGTATTataaacaacaaagggaagtaattctaaagaatggacctgcgcatgacactcggtctcatgatggtgtacaattgtgccaaggtacatcaaaatccctccgtgcatgaagaagaaatgctccaaagtcgttcttgaatttgacctttgaccgctaagtgtgatcttgacctaagatttacggacctggttcttgcgcatgacactccgtctcatgatggtgaacaattgtgctaagtttcatcgaaatcccttcatgcatgaaggagatatgctccggacaaagtctgttgACGCCGCCCgtccaccaggggcgttcccataatacgtcccgtttttcaaacgggcgtataaaaatcaccCAGGTAATAGGTCTCTTATGTTCCCAGTCTAAGTGTCAAAAAATGATTGTGTGAAAAACAGTGTGCgagtataattttgatattaatttagCCAATGAAAATCCGTCTACATTCACGTTTAGAAAAGGTTAAAGGTAACAAATTATTATATGAAGTGTTTTGAGAAATATCATTCTTCTATTTTACAGTAATCTTATGATGATATTTATAAACGTAAGTGCAAATCATATtattactaataaactttgataatgtggcagctgaatccaataagtccaggggtgttcaaagataatccgtcatagatctagtgtaaagcaaatattggatttacctgtattggaaaataaacagtgtcagttggatttaggtcaactgccacattatcaaagtttattagtaactgGTAATTTTCACTATGTTGTAATTTATATGAATAGATACTATATGAAAATTGCACGGAGAAATCGTGttcgattcccgccaaatataataaaggatataGTTCTTCACGACATTTAGCTtaagggagagttctttatcccgataATCATTCTCGACAGGTGTGAAAGATCCAGTAACACTATTCCAATTGTACagtcaaaaactattttaagattcttcttttttttgtttgttaaaatattctacaacctcaAAAGAAATCTAAACCATCTGCTTCATTGGACTATGTTACTTTTTTCAAACGGTCTGTTGAATTTAATAAAAGCGTTATctttccaaactttgtaaaaatttcTTACTTTCAAGACCATTACGTCTTTTGAATCGGATTTGACTACCAGATTAGTCATTTAAACcttcagtctgtacgcagaaaATTACTGTACAAAATACATATCGCAGCCATTTAAACTATTCAAACCTGATGGAGctctattatatcaaataaatgtaattatgccAATAACGGCCTTCATTCAGGGGTTTAAGCACGCCTgcatcttaagcctgacaacagaTCGACTTGTTGATCTCCGCTGACGTCGTTGATAAgctaaaatgttgtaaaactttgctagacCCCTCGTCCGGGTTATAGGAATGCATGCCTATCTGAACATTTTGCGTACAGTTAAGTGCACCTTACAATTTCCACGAGTCTGTTGGATTGGATAGCTTCTTTACAGGAAATATATTCTACATTGCAAATAGCGTTTCCGATACTTGAGGTTATGGGAAGCAAATCGGACACTAGACAACATAAGGGCaagtccggatccagaaatatctttatttgatGGGGTGAGGCTCCAGTATAGAATTTATTGAGGCAATTTATATCAATTGCATGGTGGTTTTCTTCACAGAGCCtgcttttttttcttaataaaaacaacatgtaaaaatgaattaTACATAGATGGATACTGTAACTATAAATTTTAACTTATGAACGGACAAAGACGAGTACTGTGACTATAAAACGGACATAGATGgatactttaatagtttttaGAAGAtggttttcattattttcattaagaaatttatttatacGATTTAATACCGGTGTAAAAAAATCCGAGACAACTAAGTATTGTAGGCCTACAATTTGCGGGGTTGGGACccttcatttttaaaaatgcgCTTTATACATCCAAAGTACTAACCAAATACTGGTAGGACACCCGACTCCAGAATCATATTGAAAAGAGTAGCATGAAAAAGGAACATGACCGTTCGTGCACTTTTCAAGTACTCATTATTTAGGGTATCTAACTGGGAAGCGGCTTTACCATTATTTAGCTTAGAAGTCACTTTTAAAATTTCCGACACTGATTTTTTCCTATTTAGGGCATTATCGTTTTCAATAAACGATGGTGGCTCACTCAAATTACATGGCATCAGACTGGAAGgaattaacatatttaaaattcataaaaatcagAAGCACTTGGCGATTTTTCAGCTTCCCTGTGTGACAGGCTATTAAAATATTTCCAATAATCTTTAGGTATATGCGAACTCATTGCACgcaattttctttcatttttatgtccccagcatctactgatgcgggaggcatatagtgattgtcctgtccgtccgttcgtccgtacgaggttaaccaaacgGGACCGTTTCGtgtagcatcaatatcccttactagaatgacttgatactaatgcagatgtaacctgtgaccattcctcatcttcagacatcaccttcctcagtttgaacttgacctcattttggacttaggttactttatatgggccatctcttggttaaccaaatgggaccgtttcatctagcatcaatatcccttacaagaatgaattgatactaatacatatgtaaactgtgaccattcctcatcttcaaacaccacctgacctcagtttgaccttgacctcgttttggacttag
Proteins encoded:
- the LOC123522815 gene encoding nose resistant to fluoxetine protein 6-like; translated protein: MLIMSFIRNFLVSVSLFGVFALTLGHRHETTIDLRHIGIPVYIRNAASEETLVIESLLKEFSSGQMSSLSVLSFQKEKINSSSLGVSGLCILDIDFLKNNSGLLLKYIDAAAKIPYGILQGKSNWVGDYQECSSIDLSYNPKTKKSFKGKYSTGVLLVNGKPVFGTTSTLMLGVCLPDSCNETDVKLLMNGLFEFLENASAQIYPDISKQNFSISEVFSDSQESLDSGAIAVLILTGIIVLIVLLATFMDYGCSFKPANTVNRVDEDESTNYDNSDRSELLSGELFTQDVQVNIAKRRLLKVCQVFSLVSNAEKLFGTKIAVGPLACLNGIRVLSMWWVILGHSYGFMIYNMDNPVEAFKILQRFTFQPIINGSYSVDSFFFLSGLLVAYLALKEIREKGRLSWPYYFLHRYWRLTPLYAYVILYYTFLYSYTIFGPNRAMMSQPQSTASVDICKTKWWANLLYINNMYPNYGNLATTCIGWSWYLANDMQFYLILGPVVIITLSLPRKLKYIGVFLTIFLILLGVGIRGFIVWYYGLAFDSNVLDYMPTKHVDDPLAKNGPIYGRPYARYSVYLVGMLTGYILAMTNNRIRLNRVVAIFGWCIAIATGLSVIYGLYYYNNHPGTYMTLVQTGFYLAIGRTAWGLCLAWVVIACVSGNGGPVKDVLSWKVWAPLGRLTYAAYLVHPLVMFTYIFNMVQPVHFTDLTAIYLFISNLVVSYVVAFIVSMLVEAPMIQLEKIMLVPLQNFSENFILGPIVWLSNKVRSRFQR